In a single window of the Arachis hypogaea cultivar Tifrunner chromosome 6, arahy.Tifrunner.gnm2.J5K5, whole genome shotgun sequence genome:
- the LOC112696516 gene encoding glycine-rich RNA-binding protein 2, mitochondrial, whose translation MALCNKLGNFLRQSASGSRLASAPSMLNYIRCMSSNRLFIGGLSYGVDDQSLRDAFSGFGDVVDARVVTDRDTGRSRGFGFVNFSSDESASSALTAMDGQDLNGRVIRVSYANDRPSGPRGGGGGFGGGGGYGEGGYRRGGGGGYGDPAF comes from the exons ATGGCATTGTGTAACAAACTTGGAAATTTCTTGAGACAAAGTGCTTCAGGAAGCAGATTAGCATCTGCTCCATCAATGCTCAATTATATTCGCTGCATGTCCTCAAACAGGCTTTTCATTGGGG GCCTTTCATATGGAGTTGATGACCAGTCTCTTCGGGATGCATTCTCTGGCTTTGGGGATGTGGTTGATG CAAGGGTGGTCACTGATAGAGACACCGGACGATCAAGAGGTTTCGGATTTGTCAACTTCTCAAGTGATGAGTCTGCAAGCTCAGCACTCACTGCAATGGATGGGCAG GATCTAAATGGTCGAGTGATCAGGGTGAGCTATGCAAATGATAGGCCTTCTGGACCTCGAGGTGGTGGCGGAGgttttggtggtggtggtggttacgGGGAAGGTGGTTACCGTAGAGGTGGAGGTGGTGGTTATGGTGATCCAGCCTTCTAG